The following coding sequences are from one Leptolyngbya sp. NIES-3755 window:
- a CDS encoding hypothetical protein (similar to AA sequence:cyanobase_aa:Npun_F4033): MQAQEKVRLSMQVAFSSIILCFCLFKLSNPNDSQSSALYWGGVTSVLAWWMPSPGGSSSSRNSASVRADEVNAVHIEKIESVPQMESVPQMNGSHN, translated from the coding sequence ATGCAAGCTCAAGAAAAAGTTCGTTTAAGTATGCAAGTTGCGTTTAGCAGCATTATTCTTTGTTTCTGTCTGTTTAAGCTGTCGAATCCGAATGATAGCCAATCGAGTGCTTTGTATTGGGGTGGAGTGACGAGCGTTCTGGCTTGGTGGATGCCTTCACCGGGTGGCAGTAGCTCCTCGCGTAATTCTGCTTCGGTTAGAGCAGATGAAGTCAATGCGGTTCACATCGAGAAAATTGAATCTGTTCCGCAAATGGAATCGGTTCCGCAGATGAACGGGTCACACAATTAG